The following proteins are co-located in the Cutaneotrichosporon cavernicola HIS019 DNA, chromosome: 3 genome:
- a CDS encoding uncharacterized protein (Aldo/keto reductase family): protein MAKSVPTEFKLNSGITIPAVGLGTWQSQPGQVEKAVEHAIKSGYRLIDGALCYGNEEEVGKGIKASGVPREELFLTSKLWCTYHDRVEECLDITLKDLGTDYLDLYLIHWPVRTVENGSSKLFPTKPDGSRNIDRKWDQAETWRQMEAVLAKGKVKAIGVSNFSELYLERLSKTWKVVPAVNQVELHPYNPQHKLKAYCDSKGIRLEAYSPLGSAGSPLHDDPVIKKIADKHGVSVATVLISYQVNRGVVVLPKSVTPSRIDDNKKVIALDEDDMKALDGLAASGKQTRFVTPPWGNDFGFENWFGPGTDAPEGFVFESRGQTFE from the exons ATGGCCAAGTCTGTCCCCACCGAATTCAAGCTCAACTCGGGCATCACCATCCCTGCCGTTGGTCTCGGCACCTGGCAGTCCCAGCCCGGACAGGTCGAGAAGGCTGTCGAGCACGCCATCAAGAGCGGCTACCGCCTCATTGACGGCGCGCTTTGCTATGGA aacgaggaggaggttggcaAGGGCATCAAGGCCTCTGGTGTTCCCCGTGAGGagctcttcctcacctccaAGCTCTGGTGCACTTACCacgaccgcgtcgaggagtgTCTCGACATCAccctcaaggacctcggcACCGACTACCTTGACCTGTACCTTATCCACTGGCCCGTGCGCACGGTTGAGAACGGCTCCAGCAAGCTGTTCCCCACCAAGCCTGACGGAAGCCGTAACATTGACCGCAAGTGGGACCAGGCCGAGACTTGGCGCCAGATGGAGGCCGTCCTCGCAAagggcaaggtcaaggccaTTGGTGTCTCCAACTTTTCCGAGCTCTACCTTGAGCGCCTGAGCAAGACCTGGAAGGTCGTTCCCGCCGTCAACCAGGTCGAGCTCCACCCTTACAACCCCCAGCACAAGCTTAAGGCGTACTGCGACTCGAAGGGCATCCGCTTGGAGGCCTACTCGCCTCTCGGCTCGGCCGGCTCGCCTCTTCACGACGACCCCGTGATCAAGAAGATTGCCGACAAGCACGGCGTGAGCGTCGCCACCGTCCTCATCTCGTACCAGGTCAACCGCGGTGTCGTTGTCCTCCCCAAGAGTGTCACGCCTTCCCGCATCGACGACAACAAGAAGGTCATTGcgcttgacgaggacgacatgAAGGCCCTTGACGGGCTTGCGGCTTCTGGAAAGCAGACCCGCTTCGTGACACCTCCTTGGGGCAACGACTTTGGCTTTGAGAACTGGTTCGGGCCCGGCACCGACGCACCGGAGGGCTTCGTGTTCGAGTCGCGTGGCCAGACGTTTGAGTAG
- the NDH51 gene encoding uncharacterized protein (Core subunit of the mitochondrial membrane respiratory chain NADH dehydrogenase (Complex I) that is believed to belong to the minimal assembly required for catalysis. Complex I functions in the transfer of electrons from NADH to the respiratory chain) produces MFKQSALPRTLRATRAAAIQARGLATPAETPVRHYGGLKDQDRIFQNLLRTGDPYLKGALARGSWHKTKEILLKGDTYIINEMKTSGLRGRGGAGFPSGLKWSFMNKPGWEKDPRPRYLVVNADEGEPGTCKDREIMRGDPHTLVEGCLVAGRAMNATAAYIYIRGEFIEEGHAMQRAIDEAYGAGLIGKNACGSGYDFDVYLHRGAGAYICGEETALIESLEGKQGKPRLKPPFPADVGVFGCPSTVANVETVAVAPTILRRGGAWFAGFGRDRNQGTKVYCVSGHVNNPCVVEEEMSIPLQELIEKHCGGVRGGWDQLKGVIPGGCSVPIITRPVAEQCLMDYDSLKDNGTSLGTGAVIVMDNTTDVIRAIARFSQFYKHESCGQCTPCREGTTWMMNMMNRMVEGRAREREIDMLLEITKQVEGHTICALGDAAAWPIQGLMKNFRPEVEQRIAEFHEKNGQTLFGGQLKSEVDYSRAVPDNLGGEVPLVQAPAA; encoded by the exons ATGTTCAAGCAGTCGGCGCTCCCGCGTACCCTGCGGGCCAcccgcgcggccgcgatCCAGGCCCGTGGCCTTGCGACCCCCGCCGAGACCCCGGTCCGCCACTACGGCGGCCTCAAGGACCAGGACCGCATCTTCCAGAACCTGCTCCGCACTGGTGACCCT TACCTCAAGGGCgcactcgcgcgcggctCTTGGCACAAGACCAAGGAGATCCTCCTCAAGGGCGACACATACATCATCAACGAAATGAAGACTTCGGGTCTCCGTGGCCGTGGTGGTGCCGGATTCCCCTCGGGCCTCAAGTGGAGCTTCA TGAACAAGCCGGGATGGGAGAAGGACCCCCGGCCACGctacctcgtcgtcaacgctgacgagggtgagccGGGAACCTGCAAGGACCGCGAGATCATGCGCGGTGACCCCCACACCCTTGTCGAGGGctgcctcgtcgccggccGTGCCATGAACGCCACCGCGGCTTACATCTACATCCGTGGCGAGTTCATCGAGGAGGGTCACGCCATGCAGCGCGCCATTGACGAGGCGTACGGTGCTGGCCTCATCGGCAAGAACGCCTGCGGCTCTGGATACGACTTTGACGTCTACCTCCACCGCGGCGCCGGTGCTTACATCTGTGGCGAGGAGACTGCGCTGAtcgagtcgctcgagggcaagcagGGCAAGCCTCGTCTCAAGCCCCCCTTCCcggccgacgtcggtgTCTTCGGATGCCCCTCGACCGTCGCCAACGTGGAgaccgtcgccgtcgcgcccaCCATTCTCCGCCGTGGCGGTGCTTGGTTCGCTGGCTTTGGCCGTGACCGCAACCAGGGCACCAAGGTGTACTGCGTCTCAGGTCACGTCAACAACCCCtgtgtcgtcgaggaggagatgtcGATCCCCCTCCAGGAGCTCATCGAGAAGCACTGCGGCGGTGTCCGTGGCGGCTGGGACCAGCTGAAGGGTGTCATCCCCGGCGGTTGCTCCGTTCCCATCATCACCCGccccgtcgccgagcagtGCCTCATGGACTACGActcgctcaaggacaacGGCACCTCGCTCGGCACAGGTGCGGTCATCGTCATGGACAACACGACCGATGTTATCCGCGCCATCGCTCGCTTCTCCCAGTTCTACAAGCACGAGTCTTGCGGCCAGTGCACTCCCTGCCGCGAGGGCACGACCTGGATGATGAACATGATGAACCGCATGGTGGA GGGTAGGGCtagagagagggagatCGACATGTTGCTGGAAATTAC CAAGCAGGTTGAGGGCCACACCATTTGCGCTCTTGGTGACGCCGCCG CTTGGCCGATTCAGGGCCTCATGAAGAACTTCCGCCCAGAGGTTGAGCAGCGCATCGCCGAGTTCCACGAGAAGAACGGCCAGACGCTCTTTGGCGGCCAGCTCAAGTCGGAGGTCGACTACTCCCGGGCTGTGCCTGATaacctcggcggcgaggttCCTCTGGTCCAGGCCCCGGCAGCATAG
- a CDS encoding uncharacterized protein (Nuclear pore component) translates to MPPLLPFSLDALHSNAIFVPPASTSDDDWELVGPQPSLDGLPAPKNARLAVRDRDLIVAFGKEIRMTSLSGDGWEVHGTSVGGYKTLKSPHLTFTIHQLVLNPTGRLLAVVGHHQLVVLVLPRVGFASSVGGEVACRSFPVDEYQHSPSSLVSLTKVRWHPWGEGGNSLWVLAANGNLFEYDILRPQDPVQKFSFLAEKTTRPKSKFSAIDPLSQYATSFTFGRGPIDFAPLMVYALMANGDIYTMGPVLPSSADVPASYLASLQAWVAEGLKRLEDTKAKPGEQGSAEYASLLGRRQLQEAWVSAIVKQGSPDDEPSTPSTPPRRRGFGLRDAPPSPPKPDKPPPLTGFVRVHPPHLTGTGGPAPGMHRPLARQGPLLFNPAPQEVGNGGDIDEQSATDITILQAAGDVPEGEVADAHVNVLAIAWSSGRVDLGIAADECEPRWITSRDPAPTDLYLHIVESVLSSFPSSEPDAIALNAPLFVADPIQSDVIYVEHAFGVDAVSVVPWVTQLLAGENKLPPCDVAQLVEASPSNPVVGVVTFCNITLGYGLLALASSGQLAAVEMDVRVPDRGLAAPDSAPAPDKNSQSLLDKPFEVSLPTTEYNPKAAIRKAPDSHKVLEAIGPAHVTALRDAASQIKARTHAVEEASTKVEGRLDLQVREYARQLVVLRAAAASVCALRSAAVRNVERAEAALDAQQSLSDRLDNVLTALMAEHRPQIGAIERRWFDELERIRARVNGTRGSPGFAPRAQVLKEQLGVVRPLVKTVNAREDEYGARQLRPLQAALGSRGDELARLMRKMNALSVRVEEMD, encoded by the exons ATGCCGCCCCTCCTTCCATTCTCCCTCGATGCGTTACACTCAAATGCCATCTTCGTCCCtcccgcctcgacgagtgATGACGATTGGGAGCTTGTCGGGCCGCAGCCGTCGCTCGATGGCCTCCCGGCTCCAAAGAACGCACGCTTGGCCGTCCGCGATAGAGACTTGATTGTCGCGTTTGGCAAGGAAATCCGCATGACTAGCCTTTCCGGAGATGGGTGGGAAGTTCATGGGACGAGTGTTGGCGGATACAAG ACGCTCAAGTCGCCTCACCTCACATTCACCATCCACCAGCTCGTGCTGAACCCCACTGGGCGCCTGCTCGCTGTCGTTGGCCACCatcagctcgtcgtcttaGTGTTACCCCGTGTGGGATTCGCTAGCTCCGTCGGCGGGGAGGTTGCGTGTCG CTCCTTCCCCGTCGACGAGTACCAGCAttcgccgtcctcgcttGTGTCTCTCACCAAGGTCCGATGGCACCCAtggggcgagggcggcaacTCGCTCTGGGttctcgccgccaacgGCAACCTCTT CGAGTATGATATCCTCCGTCCCCAGGACCCTGTACAGAAGttctccttcctcgccgagaagaCGACCAGGCCTAAGAGCAAGTTCTCGGCCATCGACCCACTCTCCCAGTACGCGACGTCGTTCACCTTTGGTCGCGGCCCGATAGACTTTGCTCCCCTCATGGTGTACGCGCTCATGGCCAACGGCGACATCTACACCATGGGCCCCGTGTTGCCGTCAAGCGCCGATGTACCGGCGTCGTACCTTGCCTCGTTGCAAGCGTGGGTCGCGGAGGGGTTGAAACGGCTCGAGGATaccaaggccaagccgGGAGAGCAGGGCAGCGCCGAGTACGCGTCGCTCCTGGGGCGACGGCAGCTGCAGGAGGCGTGGGTGAGCGCCATCGTGAAACAGGGATCACCAGACGACGAACCATCCACACCGTCCACGCCaccacggcggcgcggcttTGGGCTGCGCGATgccccaccttccccaccaAAGCCAGACaagcctcctcctctgaCAGGCTTTGTGCGTGTACATCCCCCACACTTGACTGGAACGGGCGGCCCGGCACCGGGTATGCACCGGCCGCTCGCACGACAGGGCCCGCTCCTCTTCAATCCCGCGCCTCAGGAGGTCGGCAACGGCGGCGACATCGATGAGCAGAGCGCAACGGATATCACGATCCTGCAAGCCGCTGGCGACGTACCTGAAGGAGAGGTGGCTGACGCGCACGTCAATGTACTCGCGATCGCGTGGTCGAGCGGGCGTGTTGATCTCGGCATCGCTGCAGATGAGTGTGAGCCGCGCTGGATAACCTCGCGCGACCCTGCACCTACCGACCTCTACCTCCACATCGTCGAGAGCGTGCTCTCgtccttcccttcctccgaGCCCGACGCGATTGCTTTAAACGCCCCCTTGTTTGTGGCGGATCCAATCCAGTCTGACGTGATATATGTCGAGCACGCATTTGGCGTCGATGCCGTCTCCGTTGTGCCGTGGGTGACCCAGCTCCTGGCCGGCGAAAACAAATTGCCCCCATGTGATGTGGCACAGCTGGTCGAGGCGAG CCCGTCGAACCCCGTCGTCGGTGTCGTGACATTTTGTAATATTACTCTAGGGTACGGCCTCCTAGCGCTCGCGTCGAGCGGACAACTTGCCGCTGTGGAGATGGACGTTCGGGTGCCTGACCGCGGACTTGCGGCGCCCGACTCGGCACCTGCACCAGACAAGAACAGCCAGTCGCTGCTGGACAAGCCGTTCGAGGTGTCCCTTCCAACTACCGAGTACAACCCGAAGGCGGCGATCCGTAAGGCCCCCGACTCGCACAAAGtgctcgaggccatcgGGCCAGCGCACGTGACGGCGCTCCGTGACGCCGCCTCGCAGATCAAGGCGCGCACGCACGCAGTGGAGGAAGCGAGTACGAAGGTTGagggccgcctcgacctccaggTTCGGGAGTATGCACGACAGCTCGTCGTgctccgcgccgccgcggcgtccGTGTGTGCGCTCCGGAGCGCCGCGGTGCGCAACGTTGAGCGTGCCGAAGCTGCCTTGGACGCACAGCAGTCGCTCAGTGACCGCCTCGACAACGTACTCACCGCGCTGATGGCCGAGCACCGGCCACAGATCGGCGCAATCGAGCGGCGGTGgttcgacgagctcgagcgcataAGGGCGCGCGTGAACGGGACGCGGGGCAGCCCCGGCTTTGCGCCCCGCGCCCAAGTGCTCAAGGAGCAGCTTGGAGTTGTGCGGCCGCTCGTGAAGACTGTCAACGCtcgcgaggacgagtacggCGCTCGTCAGCTGCGTCCGCTCCAAGCCGCGCTGGGGAGCCGcggtgacgagctcgcgcgtctCATGCGCAAGATGAACGCGCTGAgcgtgcgcgtcgaggagatggatTAG
- a CDS encoding uncharacterized protein (Pol II transcription elongation factor), whose translation MPPRRSSRPVSRAASYLDSENEVIECLTPRRPRSSRITPSSAAADTPVSPSARTRSGRRQSRPADPDSSSDNGGLSVLHIIEDDDDDDDVALSRPAPKSRRPPSSLPQTQPSSPSGIVLSDGGEPEPPRRMPRNRAVVEIPFLPLHVLEQYDMPDHLSLPTRASRKRVLAKQDEASRWKLKLTPSKRKRRHSLSSDSGFGGYGDDTDDLHDEQDSWESDDSSSDGIGASRHVTRRSGRLKPEMMQTRSHRISSSPVATRLARTRSTAARSTSMRSARLQPAIRTMVSSRMRCASTDLEPSFEMEGEDELESDYEGTSSSTPAPKLIKAPTRRILERHHPACDKCGQSPADVLLEAARRKKRKGGWKKRRGENDDLLVDDEERAEGLGGWLECERCCASFHWSCIPLGKRKKLINAYNLSNDGSLIHSLPVDDVATFLCSRCEAFPVCFVCNKEEVIGAIENTNGAEDDPIDVDNDDGGAQGSPSPQTADDAPPIKAKSVFAPNLIASDPAPLLFRCKRCKQACHYEHLRSTFADGQRYSLPRLAEVYQNPTVDGGAEFECHLCRDWPWIVDRIIAWRPCPADAVEPELEPGELPNYRDRLPREYLLKWSGRGFRHATWVPHGWLVAVAPQKLRNFIEKGPQLDLVTEDTLAAKGDEMIAPTITAVMEEHEAELRRHREKDDLEGKWEGQGPPPDVGAKANLPVAWCTADRVLDVWLFPPKNAKSLAKKGKKANRNRVVSSSDEDELDDVVVHRDGIQPRANAAMWINDWEELTKRKLTRDDLDEIAPLVTWSYIKWRDLQYDQACHDTPPPVDSPLYQAFKDALGRYLETRLVTVPVLTRAQCEERDEMAENFGDPPAEQPDCVVGGSLMPFQVEGFQWLLYKHFRREGCILADDMGLGKTIQVSAFLGYLASDELQIYPSLVIVPNSTITNWVREFEKWVPHVSVVPYYGESASRKVISKYELYHPGMERKAAGLKAHVVLTTYDTITGPDFSLFSNVPRWEALVVDEGQAGKSMKNDSSLLFRKLKKLNAVHRVLLTGTPLNNNLRELFNLLNFLDEENFKDLRELEARFENLNETLVIELHKMLKPYILRRVKGDVLKLPPKVEIIVPISMTAPQRLLYKRILLKHRETINTILEHRKKLKSKKVETPVADQLQSSTPTIVVVDEVVEEDEIVEADEIVEEDEIVEEDALLAPKSAGVAEIVELPEEDIEMRDDAGKDTSSASVPGTADTDTATGPGGANGKAGSTVNGSKVSNGNKANEEPGHGAGATKPHSNGSSKGRVRHLTPQMDLD comes from the exons ATGCCACCACGGCGCTCATCGAGGCCCGTGTCGCGCGCAGCATCGTACCTCGACAGCGAGAATGAGGTCATCGAGTGTCTGACGCCACGGCGTCCACGGTCGTCCCGCATCACTCCCTCCTCTGCTGCTGCAGACACTCCCGTGTCACCTTCCGCGAGGACACGGAGTGGTCGGCGCCAATCAAGACCAGCCGACCCGGATTCCAGCTCTGACAACGGGGGTCTATCCGTGCTGCACATCAttgaagacgacgacgacgacgacgatgtcGCTCTCAGCCGCCCGGCACCCAAAAGCAGACGACCCCCCTCGTCTCTACCACAAACgcaaccttcctcgccgtccgGTATCGTGTTgagcgatggcggcgaACCGGAACCACCGCGCCGGATGCCGCGCAACAGAGCTGTTGTCGAGATCCCCTTCCTGCCCTTGCACGTGCTGGAGCAGTACGATATGCCTGATCACCTGTCATTACCCACACGAGCGTCGCGCAAGCGCGTCCTTGCCAAGCAGGACGAAGCGTCGAGGTGgaagctcaagctcacgcCCTCGAAGCGGAAGCGTCGACACTCGCTGTCCAGTGACTCTGGTTTCGGCGGGTACGGCGACGACACGGACGACTTGCACGACGAGCAGGATAGCTGGGAGAGCGACGACTCTTCGTCAGACGGAATTGGTGCGAGCCGCCATGTGACGCGCCGATCTGGGCGCTTGAAACCCGAGATGATGCAGACGAGGTCA CATCGCATATCATCGAGCCCCGTTGCTACACGTCTCGCCAGGACTCGGTCGACCgcagcgcgctcgacctcaaTGCGATCAGCTCGTCTGCAGCCAGCGATCCGGACGATGGTGTCATCACGAATGCGGTGCGCATCGACGGATCTGGAGCCTTCTTTCGAGATggaaggcgaggacgagctaGAGTCGGACTATGAGggcacgagctcgtcaactcCAGCACccaagctcatcaaggCGCCAACGCGACGAATTCTAGAGCGCCATCACCCA gctTGTGACAAGTGTGGCCAGAGTCCGGCGGACGTGCTTCTCGAGGCTGCCCGCCGCAAGAAGAGGAAAGGGGGctggaagaagaggaggggagagaaTGACGACCTCCTggtcgatgatgaggagcgcgcAGAGGGCCTAGGCGGCTGGCTCGAG TGCGAGCGGTGTTGTGCCTCCTTCCACTGG AGCTGCATTCCTCTGGGAAAGCGTAAGAAGCTTATCAACGCGTACAACTTGAGCAACGACGGCTCTCTCATCCACAGCCTGCCAGTTGACGACGTCGCTACGTTTCTGTGTTCGCGCTGTGAGGCGTTCCCTGTGTGCTTCGTCTGcaacaaggaggaggtgatTGGGGCAATTGAGAACACCAACGGCGCAGAAGATGACCCTATCGATGTCGACAatgacgacggcggcgcgcagggGTCGCCTTCACCACAGACGGCGGATGATGCCCCACCCATAAAGGCCAAGTCAGTGTTTGCACCAAACCTGATCGCGAGCGACCCCGCGCCGTTACTCTTCCGCTGTAAGCGGTGCAAGCAGGCGTGCCACTACGAGCATT TGCGGAGTACATTCGCCGACGGCCAGAGGTACAGTTTGCCAAGATTGGCGGAGGTGTACCAGAATCCCACTGTGGACGGAGGAGCCGAATTTGAGTGCCACCTCTGCCGTGACTGGCCGTGGATAGTCGACAGAATCATCGCTTGGCGACCCTGCCCTGCGGATGCTGTTGAGCCAGAACTCGAACCTGGAGAGCTTCCCAACTACCGCGACCGTCTCCCGCGCGAGTACCTCCTGAAATGGAGCGGCAGGGGGTTTCGCCACGCAACTTGGGTCCCTCATGGCTGGCTCGTGGCTGTGGCGCCGCAGAAGCTCCGAAACTTCATCGAGAAGGGCCCGCAGCTTGACCTTGTCACCGAAGACACCCTTGCAGCGAagggcgacgagatgaTTGCGCCAACTATCACTGCCGTCATGGAGGAACATGAAGCCGAATTGCGCCGCCATCGCGAGAAGGATGATCTCGAGGGCAAGTGGGAGGGCCAAGGCCCGCCGCCTGACGTCGGCGCGAAGGCCAATCTCCCTGTTGCATGGTGCACGGCcgaccgcgtcctcgatgtGTGGCTGTTTCCTCCTAAGAACGCCAAGAGTCTGGCCAAGAAAGGCAAGAAGGCCAATCGCAATCGGgtcgtctcgtcctccgacgaggacgagctggacgacgTGGTTGTCCATCGAGACGGCATTCAGCCTCGCGCCAACGCTGCCATGTGGATCAACGATTGGGAGGAGCTGACTAAGCGGAAACTCACGAGAGACGATTTAGACGAGATCGCCCCTCTCGTCACGTGGAGCTACATCAAATGGCGGGATCTGCAGTACGACCAAGCGTGCCACGACACTCCGCCGCCAGTCGACTCACCCCTCTACCAAGCTTtcaaggacgcgctcggACGTTACCTCGAGACGCGCCTCGTGACGGTGCCAGTCCTCACGCGTGCTCAAtgcgaggagcgcgacgagatggcAGAGAACTTTGGGGACCCTCCGGCGGAGCAACCAGACTGCGTGGTCGGCGGTTCCCTCATGCCATTCCAGGTTGAGGGCTTCCAGTGGCTGCTATACAAGCATTTCCGGCGCGAGGGTtgcatcctcgccgacgacatgggCCTCGGCAAGACGATCCAAGTGTCGGCGTTTCTCGGCTACCTCGCGTCCGACGAGCTCCAGATCTACCCTTCGCTGGTCATTGTCCCCAATTCGACCATCACCAACTGGGTGCGCGAGTTTGAAAAGTGGGTGCCACACGTGAGCGTAGTGCCGTACTATGGCGAGTCAGCAT CCCGCAAAGTCATCTCGAAATATGAGCTGTACCATCCGGGGAtggagcgcaaggccgccggcctcaaggcgcacgtcgtcctcacgACGTATGACACGATCACTGGACCGGATTTTAGCCTATTCAGCAACGTGCCGCGGTGGGAGGCGCTcgttgtcgacgagggACAGGCAGGCAAGTCAA tgaAAAACGACTCGAGTCTCCTCTTCAGAAAGCTCAAGAAGCTAAATGCGGTTCACCGAGTCCTGCTTACCGGTACACCGCTGAATAACAACCTGCGCGAACTGttcaacctcctcaactTTCTTGACGAGGAAAACTTTAAAGACCttcgcgagctcgaggcgcggTTCGAGAACCTTAACGAAACACTTGTCATAGAGCTACATAAGATGCTCAAGCCATATATCCTGCGCCGCGTGAAGGGGGATGTGCTCAAGCTCCCGCCAAAAGTTGAGATCATTGTCCCCATCTCGATGACGGCGCCCCAGCGCCTCCTTTACAAGCGCATTCTGCTCAAGCACCGCGAGACCATCAACACGATCCTGGAGCACCGCAAGAAGTTGAAATCCAAAAAGGTCGAGACGCCCGTGGCCGACCAGCTGCAGAgttcgacgccgacgatCGTCGTTGTggacgaggttgtcgaggaggacgagattgtcgaggcggacgagattgtcgaagaggacgagattGTCGAAGAGGACGCTCTCCTTGCTCCGAAATCTGCAGGCGTcgccgagattgtcgagctccccgaggaggacatcGAGATGCGTGACGACGCGGGCAAGGACACCTCCTCAGCGAGCGTCCCAGGCACTGCCGACACTGACACTGCGACCGGTCCTGGTGGCGCGAACGGGAAGGCCGGCAGCACTGTCAACGGTAGTAAGGTGAGCAATGGCAACAAGGCCAACGAGGAGCCGGGCCACGGGGCTGGCGCTACGAAGCCTCACTCGAATGGCTCGAGCAAGGGGCGCGTCCGCCACCTCACGCCGCAGATGGATCTCGATTAG
- a CDS encoding uncharacterized protein (PHD zinc finger), producing MTTTPGLQVHPHFNHEEAAAVAAEFVQTLDNLPGEVRFLLMEIQEKDERIKNLLSRINQRHYGVTKSIKSLTPTTAPLSATFPLPAPKDAPIPTAHLQPKDAQNIAKIQGEWSKIHQLQEEKVQLAVRLERIVGRARDRSKAEWTRVGGIDIDATEPVKLGDLGGADVLLPSTGLGSGSNKRSRKPAIPLAAAISAASSGVLSRGSSRGASPMAPPPLPRSGSAASGRGRGRPKREVLSPDEEDAEGEEEEEPAVEAMEVDPDDQPYCFCQQKSYGEMIGCDNDQCPYEWFHVKCVNIDGPLPETWYCPDCVNTLGLASSDGTKAPKDRKGRKK from the exons ATGACCACCACCCCAGGTCTCCAAGTGCATCCACACTTCAATCATGAAGAGGCTgcagccgtcgccgccgagttTGTGCAGA CCCTCGACAACCTACCAGGCGAGGTCAGGTTCCTCCTGATGGAGATCCAGGAGAAGGATGAGAGGATAAAAA ACCTGCTCAGCCGCATCAACCAACGGCACTACGGGGTGACGAAATCCATTAAGAgcttgacgccgacgaccgcgCCTTTGTCAGcgaccttccctctccccgcCCCGAAGGACGCGCCAATTCCAACAGCCCATCTCCAACCCAAAGACGCGCAGAACATTGCCAAGATTCAGGGCGAGTGGTCCAAGATCCACCAGCtgcaggaggagaaggtgcAGCTCGCTGTGCGGCTGGAACGGATCGTGGGCCGCGCACGGGATCGCAGCAAGGCTGAGTGGACGCGCGTGGGGGGGATAGACATCGACGCCACCGAGCCTGTAAAGCTCGGCGATCTGGGAGGTGCGGATGTGCTTCTTCCCTCCACAGGGTTGGGGAGCGGGTCGAACAAGCGCAGTCGCAAGCCGGCTATTCCGTTAGCGGCAGCGATCAGCGCAGCAAGCAGCGGTGTACTCTCGCGCGGCAGCTCGCGCGGAGCAAGTCCCATGGCCCCACCACCGCTCCCGCGCAGCGGGTCTGCAGCGTCAGGAcgtgggcgtgggagaCCGAAGCGCGAGGTGTTATCACcagacgaggaagacgctgagggtgaggaggaagaggagccCGCCGTTGAGGCGATGGAGGTCGACCCGGATGACCAGCCTTACTGCTTCTGTCAGCAGAAGAGTTACGGCGAGATGATCGGGTGCGACAACGACCAGTGTCCTTACGAATGG TTCCATGTCAAGTGCGTCAACATCGACGGGCCACTGCCCGAGACGTGGTACTGCCCCGACTGCGTCAATACGCTTGGGCTGGCCTCGAGCGACGGCACCAAGGCGCCCAAGGACCGCAAGGGGCGGAAGAAGTAG
- a CDS encoding uncharacterized protein (RNA splicing): MSDTRKPQASGAALRSYYCLCGDFVLVLQGKLDRLPQRKTDGAYIIRTQPSPSIPARKFKLAAVPSERILLERVGGTEIRQGFVCSRCRTPIAYQTTPPPAGNAPFLYILKGAVTETQGQIPPDAFEGERAAVVVSNLA; this comes from the exons ATGTCGGACACTCGAAAACCGCAAGCGTCCGGTGCGGCCCTCAGGTCATACTATTGCCTCTGTGGCGACTTTGTCCTCGTGTTGCagggcaagctcgaccgccttcctcaacgAAA GACCGACGGCGCCTACATCATCCGCACCCAGCCCTCCCCTTCCATTCCAGCAAGAAAGTTCAAGCTCGCTGCCGTGCCGTCCGAACgtatcctcctcgagcgcgtgggTGGCACTGAGATCCGACAAGGATTTGTCTGTTCACGGTGCCGGACACCTA TCGCGTACCAGACCACGCCACCGCCCGCCGGCAACGCGCCGTTCCTGTACATCCTTAAAGGTGCTGTGACCGAGACGCAGGGCCAGATACCACCAGACGCCTTCGAGGGTGAGCGTGCCGCCGTCGTTGTTTCCAACCTCGCTTAA